One part of the Aspergillus luchuensis IFO 4308 DNA, chromosome 5, nearly complete sequence genome encodes these proteins:
- the POT1 gene encoding 3-ketoacyl-coA thiolase peroxisomal A precursor (COG:I;~EggNog:ENOG410PFKZ;~InterPro:IPR016039,IPR020613,IPR020610,IPR020617, IPR020616,IPR020615,IPR002155;~PFAM:PF00108,PF02803;~TransMembrane:1 (i399-418o);~go_function: GO:0016746 - transferase activity, transferring acyl groups [Evidence IEA];~go_function: GO:0016747 - transferase activity, transferring acyl groups other than amino-acyl groups [Evidence IEA]) — MSSAQQRLSQVASHFGPGGKKGVSAITEKHPDDIVVTCALRTALTKGGKGGFKDTAAADLLAGVFKGVIDRSGIDPSQVNDIAVGSVLAPGGGATEFRAAALVAGFPESTAVKSLNRQCSSGLQAIVDIANAVKSGMIDVGIGAGVESMSSQYGPGAVTEFSELLEAHPESANCKVPMGVLSEQMAKDRNVTRAAQDSFAASSYQKAVKAQKAGLFNEEIIPLEVKWTDPKSGEEKTITVKADDGIRDGITPESLGKIRPAFAKDGSIHAGNASQISDGAAAVLLMKRSTAERLGQKIIGKYVAASVVGVKPLLMGIGPWKAIPVALEKAGITKDDVDIYEINEAFASQCVWCINELGLPQEKINPKGGAIAFGHPLGCTGSRQISTLLTELKRTNKKIGVSSMCVGTGMGMAAVWVAE, encoded by the exons ATGTCTTCTG CCCAGCAACGTCTGTCTCAGGTGGCTTCCCACTTCGGCCCTGGTGGCAAGAAGGGAGTCTCCGCCATCACGGAGAAGCACCCCGATGATATCGTCGTGACCTGCGCTCTGCGTACGGCTCTTACAAAGGGTGGAAAAGGTGGTTTCAAGGACACCGCTGCCGCTGACTTGCTGGCTGGTGTCTTCAAGGGAGTCATCGACCGCAGCGGAATCGACCCCAGCCAGGTCAACGACATTGCTGTCGGCTCCGTCCTTGCccctggtggtggtgcgacGGAATTCCGTGCTGCCGCCCTGGTGGCGGGCTTCCCCGAGTCTACTGCCGTCAAGAGTTTGAACCGTCAGTGCTCTAGCGGTCTTCAGGCGATCGTGGATATTGCCAATGCCGTGAAATCGGGCATGATCGATGTTGGTattggtgctggtgtcgaGAGCATGTCGTCTCAATACGG CCCCGGTGCCGTGACCGAGTTCTCCGAGCTTCTCGAGGCCCACCCCGAGTCGGCCAACTGCAAGGTTCCCATGGGTGTTCTGTCCGAGCAGATGGCTAAGGACCGCAACGTCACCCGTGCAGCCCAGGACTCCTTCGCTGCCTCCTCGTACCAGAAGGCCGTCAAGGCCCAGAAAGCCGGCCTCTTCAACGAGGAGATCATCCCTCTGGAAGTTAAGTGGACGGACCCCAAGTCCGGCGAGGAGAAGACCATCACCGTCAAGGCCGACGACGGCATCCGTGACGGCATCACCCCCGAGTCGCTGGGCAAGATCCGACCCGCATTCGCCAAGGACGGATCCATCCACGCCGGAAACGCCTCCCAGATCTCCGACGGTGCTGCCGCCGTGCTGCTGATGAAGCGCTCCACGGCCGAGCGCCTGGGACAGAAGATCATCGGCAAGTACGTCGCTGCTAGCGTCGTCGGTGTTAAGCCCCTGCTCATGGGTATCGGCCCGTGGAAGGCCATCCCCGTGGCCTTAGAGAAGGCCGGCATCACCAAGGACGACGTGGACATTTACGAGATCAACGAGGCGTTCGCCTCGCAGTGCGTCTGGTGCATCAACGAGCTGGGTCTGCCacaggagaagatcaacccCAAGGGTGGTGCAATTGCCTTCGGACACCCGCTCGGCTGCACGGGCTCGCGCCAGATCAGCACGCTGCTGACGGAGCTGAAGCGGACGAACAAGAAGATCGGCGTCAGCAGCATGTGCGTGGGCACAGGTATGGGTATGGCGGCCGTTTGGGTTGCGGAGTAA
- a CDS encoding RraA family protein (COG:H;~EggNog:ENOG410PNN2;~InterPro:IPR005493,IPR036704;~PFAM:PF03737) — protein sequence MSTLEEKISLLYNYSACDVSDALLKLQPVPPNTPPRAGYIADLTPYYPPTQNPSSTTPPKLIAPASTLQFIPKSTPTPATSKAIPPSTHWSDLTTPSTILVISQPANQHCAVVGGIMALRMKVRGVLGVVVDGRVRDRAELKASGLGIWARGGSTVGSGAEAKAGEMGGEVCVSGVVVKEGDIIFCDYEEGGVVAIPREMLDRVLEVMPKLVGMDDKVKEAVEGGMSVFEAFGRFRGKI from the exons ATGTCAACCCTCGAAGAAAAGATCTCCCTCTTATACAACTACTCCGCCTGTGAT GTCTCCGACGCCCTCCTCAAACTCCAACCCGTCCCTCCCAACACCCCACCCCGAGCAGGCTACATCGCAGACCTAA CCCCCTACTACCCACCCACACAaaatccatcctccaccacaccccccaaACTAATCGCCCCAGCCAGCACCCTCCAATTCatccccaaatccaccccTACCCCCGCAACTTCCAAGGCAATCCCCCCCTCAACGCATTGGTCCGACCTGACCAcgccctccaccatcctcgtAATCTCCCAACCGGCGAACCAGCACTGCGCCGTCGTCGGGGGCATCATGGCCCTGCGGATGAAAGTCCGGGGCGTGCTTggcgtggtggtggacgggAGAGTGCGCGATCGCGCGGAGCTCAAGGCCTCCGGGCTGGGGATCTGGGCGAGGGGAGGGTCGACGGTGGGGAGTGGGGCGGAGGCGAAGGCGGGGGAgatgggtggggaggtgTGTGTTTCGGGGGTTGTTGTTAAAGAG GgagacatcatcttctgcgactacgaggaaggaggagtggTGGCTATACCTCGGGAGATGCTGGATCGGGTCCTCGAGGTGATGCCGAAGTTGGTGGGTATGGATGACAAGGTTAAGGAGGCGGTGGAAGGGGGGATGAGTGTTTTTGAGGCGTTTGGGAGGTTTAGGGGGAAGATTTAG
- the NAT1_2 gene encoding arylamine N-acetyltransferase family protein (COG:Q;~EggNog:ENOG410PKHI;~InterPro:IPR001447,IPR038765;~PFAM:PF00797;~go_function: GO:0016407 - acetyltransferase activity [Evidence IEA]), whose protein sequence is MASNTYSYTPDQLTLYLERIHYGSNESATSSSRLQQAQQAVKADPLGTLYEIQRRHLASIPWGNSALHYSNHRTIDIRPACVYEKLITRRLDGYCMENNTLLYGVLKSLGYAVYATGGRVCLAATGQAKEGLERLYTGMSHMVLIVLIEGEKYAVDVGFGGNGPTRPLPLKEDVVSVCMAPTEMRLVHEPLPEYADQTQKVWIYQIRYTPDSRWIPMYSFLGTEFLPQDFEIMNYATSQRPTSWFTQSLVCTRFIMDEAETEVQGMYFLVGREVKKRQFGKTEVVETLERDADRVKALEKWFDMHLRDYEVEAIRGFVSEIK, encoded by the exons ATGGCATCAAATACCTACTCCTACACCCCCGACCAACTCACCCTCTACCTCGAGCGGATCCACTACGGCTCCAATGAATccgccaccagcagcagcagattaCAACAAGCACAACAAGCCGTGAAAGCCGATCCCCTGGGTACTCTATACGAGATCCAACGGCGGCATTTAGCATCCATTCCCTGGGGAAATTCAGCCCTGCATTACTCCAACCACCGGACCATTGATATCCGACCTGCGTGTGTTTATGAGAAGTTAATCACGCGTAGGCTGGATGGCTACTGCATGGAGAATAATACCCTGCTGTATGGGGTGTTGAAGTCTCTAGGGTATGCGGTTTATGCGACGGGTGGGAGGGTGTGTTTGGCTGCGACGGGGCAGGCGAAggaggggttggagaggttgtaTACGGGGat GTCGCATATGGTGCTGATTGTGTTGATTGAGGGGGAGAAGTATGCG GTTGACGTTGGATTCGGGGGTAATGGGCCTACCCGCCCCCTGCCACTGAAAGAGGATGTCGTTTCGGTCTGCATGGCTCCGACGGAGATGCGTCTCGTTCATGAGCCCCTGCCTGAGTATGCGGACCAGACGCAAAAGGTCTGGATCTACCAGATTAGGTATACGCCTGACAGCAGGTGGATTCCCATGTACTCGTTCCTGGGGACGGAGTTCCTGCCGCAGGATTTCGAGATCATGAATTATGCGACGAGTCAGCGGCCCACGAGCTGGTTCACGCAGTCGCTGGTTTGTACGAGGTTCATCATGGATGAGGCGGAAACTGAAGTGCAGGGGATGTATTTTCTCGTTGGgcgggaggtgaagaagagacaGTTTGGAAAGACGGAGGTTGTAGAGACGCTGGAAAGGGACGCAGATCGCGTCAAAGCCCTGGAGAAGTGGTTTGATATGCACCTCCGCGATTATGAAGTCGAGGCTATCCGCGGTTTTGTATCTGAGATCAAATAG
- a CDS encoding NADH dehydrogenase [ubiquinone] 1 alpha subcomplex subunit 1 (COG:S;~EggNog:ENOG410PR9C;~InterPro:IPR017384;~PFAM:PF15879;~TransMembrane:1 (o7-28i)) gives MGVPFEALLPFGIIIGSFTVGGAGLWAVRKWDNEGKMPRWNKDKWDRQMMERDLRITGTKRGQSSNHEAPKGFELSNPWKIEKRIF, from the exons ATGGGTGTTCCATTTgaggctcttcttccctttggtatcatcatcgga TCGTTCACTGTCGGCGGTGCCGGCTTGTGGGCGGTCCGGAAATGGGACAACGAGGGCAAGATGCCGCGGTGGAACAAGGACAAGTGGGATAGA CAAA TGATGGAGAGAGACCTGAGAATCACGGGCACGAAACGAGGCCAATCGAGCAACCACGAAGCTCCCAAGGGATTCGAGCTCAGCAACCCCTGGAAG ATCGAGAAACGGATTTTCTAG
- a CDS encoding putative histone acetyltransferase (COG:B;~EggNog:ENOG410PIDK;~InterPro:IPR036388,IPR019787,IPR016181,IPR011011, IPR040706,IPR001965,IPR002717,IPR013083;~PFAM:PF01853,PF16866,PF17772;~go_function: GO:0004402 - histone acetyltransferase activity [Evidence IEA];~go_process: GO:0006355 - regulation of transcription, DNA-templated [Evidence IEA];~go_process: GO:0016573 - histone acetylation [Evidence IEA]) yields the protein MPAIVPLANDDPGSKTPADMVDSDQDAEGEEETDLYQMDQQLQDAAHRAFTGEAADDTATGDLGEDQDAEGEPDNEMSLVGDQNDTEPVGAVKVPQNGQSADDDDAASEAADAEADPAFENQSDSDQEAHHSSSSSQESDEEWEGESNDHEDAEAETTVRGNCIFCGQDEDNDPSEEFEEYLTCAVCGDHSHRQCAREQNALGDAEDANPWRCPTCVREKLKPSAEDGAAPQRKNRQKNMRKELLPAHTGEDGSDFHSIFNTVTVNEELLNSSRSLRKRKTMSLSAEIEEHAPVLRKRQRQTPLRYDRADSREQMAETADGMSPVRTRSRRTRRNEQEHCRVVLKQFERLVMGFRLNESKLSKILNSRSRSQMRSRRTPKPPPVAHEPQAHFAPITPASYYTPFYSFSDRETDELKGKPYGGILTETDADTSKTLPTHLDRERFEKARQKAEEEWQRRALEAESTGETVQHASQKVSGPPSRIKYINFGGYEIETWYAAPYPEEYSRNRILYICEFCLKYMNSDYVAWRHKLKCPAKHPPGDEIYREGSISIFEVDGRKNPVYCQNLCLLAKLFLGSKTLYYDVEPFLFYVMTEFDDLGCHFVGYFSKEKRPSSANNVSCILTLPIHQRKGYGNLLIDFSYLLTRIEGKTGSPEKPLSDMGLVSYRNYWRLILSYQLRSQRTPLSITELSERTGMTADDIVSGLEALRALVRDPVTKTYALRLDYRYFEECIASWESKGYVQLNPDALVWTPYIMGRSNQSQFDRARLHAVAPREGLEDEESEDVKESGNEEERQSPTDVGESKEDGSGPPTMNGTGDVDSEQLPTEPAGPPSTDMLSNVNGFRHPNTASATSSTPAESNPAGDVPAWRFEIYPPVQAPSHKKRPGRPFGSKTTKMGGTPVAVRTSGRNTPRRASVLTSVTPSANPASVRRGRSAKLIDSPAVDSTSAEPDGIENEPYDDMENTPADGPDTTSQTHVSTEPELSTNPAVGEDELPTSNGTTDPENEAAETPNVEPVTPSKGKGVEGKPKLTKSVSRKSYVEKLELMVPAEDTALSAHENGVADKAERNGTDADGDAVMET from the exons ATGCCGGCTATTGTACCGCTGGCCAACGACGACCCCGGGTCGAAGACCCCGGCCGATATGGTGGACAGTGACCAGGATgcggaaggggaggaggaaacggACCTGTATCAGATggatcagcagcttcagGATGCCGCGCACCGCGCTTTCACCGGAGAGGCTGCGGACGATACTGCGACTGGAGACCTTGGGGAGGATCAGGACGCAGAAGGGGAGCCGGATAACGAGATGAGTCTGGTCGGAGATCAGAACGATACCGAGCCGGTTGGCGCAGTCAAAGTGCCTCAGAATGGCCAGTCtgccgacgacgacgatgcggCGTCGGAGGCCGCTGATGCGGAGGCAGATCCGGCGTTCGAAAATCAGAGTGACAGCGACCAGGAGGCGCACCATTCTTCATCGAGCAGTCAGGAGTCGGATGAAGAGTGGGAGGGCGAAAGCAATGACCATGAGGATGCGGAGGCGGAGACCACGGTCCGCGGAAACTGCAT ATTTTGTGGGCAGGATGAAGATAATGATCCGAGCGAGGAGTTTGAGGAATATTTGACATGCGCAGTTTGCGGCGATCATT CGCATCGGCAGTGTGCCCGCGAGCAAAACGCACTAGGGGATGCAGAAG ATGCGAACCCCTGGAGGTGCCCGACGTGCGTCCGCGAGAAGTTGAAGCCTAGTGCGGAAGATGGCGCGGCGCCGCAACGGAAAAACAGACAGAAAAACATGCGCAAGGAGCTCCTGCCGGCTCATACGGGTGAAGACGGCTCCGATTTCCATTCAATCTTCAACACAGTCACTGTCAACGAAGAACTATTGAATAGCTCTCGGTCGCTGCGAAAGAGGAAGACTATGTCTCTTTCTGCCGAGATTGAGGAACATGCGCCGGTGCTTCGCAAACGCCAACGCCAGACGCCGTTGCGCTACGATCGTGCGGACTCTCGCGAACAGATGGCTGAGACAGCTGATGGCATGTCCCCGGTACGGACTCGTTCGCGACGTACGCGTAGGAACGAGCAAGAGCACTGTCGCGTGGTGTTGAAGCAGTTTGAGCGTCTTGTGATGGGATTTCGCCTCAACGAGTCTAAGCTGTCTAAGATTCTCAATTCTCGCAGCAGGTCACAgatgagaagcagaaggaccCCAAAGCCACCACCCGTCGCTCACGAGCCTCAGGCTCATTTTGCACCGATCACACCCGCCTCATATTACACCCCTTTTTATTCATTCAGCGACCGTGAGACCGATGAGCTGAAGGGCAAACCGTACGGGGGCATCCTGACCGAGACGGATGCGGATACCTCCAAGACATTGCCAACTCACCTCGACCGCGAAAGGTTCGAAAAGGCCCGCCAAAaagcggaggaagagtgGCAAAGACGAGCTCTAGAAGCTGAGAGCACAGGGGAGACTGTACAGCATGCGTCGCAAAAGGTGTCCGGTCCCCCTTCTAGAATCAAATACATCAACTTTGGCGGCTACGAGATTGAGACTTGGTACGCGGCACCATACCCGGAGGAGTACAGTCGCAATCGCATATTATACATTTGCGAATTCTGCTTGAAATACATGAACTCAGACTACGTCGCGTGGCGCCACAAGCTCAAATGCCCGGCGAAACACCCTCCGGGCGATGAGATTTACCGTGAAGGGTCCATATCGATCTTCGAAGTTGACGGACGGAAGAACCCCGTTTACTGTCAGAACCTGTGCCTGCTCGCCAAGTTGTTCCTTGGTTCAAAAACACTCTACTATGATGTTGAGCCGTTTCTGTTCTATGTCATGACGGAGTTCGATGATTTGGGCTGCCATTTTGTTGGCTACTTCAGCAAAGAGAAGCGGCCTAGCTCGGCTAATAATGTCTCTTGCATCCTCACACTCCCTATTCACCAACGGAAAGGTTATGGGAACCTCCTTATCGACTTTTCTTACTTGCTCACGCGCATTGAAGGCAAGACGGGCTCCCCGGAGAAGCCACTATCTGATATGGGCCTGGTATCTTATAGGAATTACTGGCGTCTCATTCTATCTTACCAGTTGCGGAGTCAAAGGACGCCGCTTAGTATTACTGAACTATCTGAGCGGACCGGTATGACCGCAGATGACATCGTCTCCGGTCTGGAAGCTTTGCGGGCGCTTGTCAGAGACCCGGTGACAAAGACCTACGCCTTGCGGCTTGACTACCGATATTTCGAGGAGTGCATCGCCAGCTGGGAAAGCAAAGGATATGTCCAGCTTAACCCTGACGCGCTCGTTTGGACACCTTACATCATGGGTCGGAGCAACCAATCCCAATTCGATCGCGCCCGGTTACACGCCGTGGCACCCCGGGAGGgcctggaggatgaagaaagcGAGGATGTGAAGGAGTCTGGAAACGAAGAAGAGCGTCAGTCTCCAACAGATGTGGGCGAGTCTAAGGAGGATGGCTCTGGTCCTCCGACCATGAATGGGACTGGCGACGTCGACTCCGAACAGCTTCCGACCGAGCCAGCTGGACCTCCTTCTACTGATATGCTTTCTAATGTGAACGGCTTCCGCCATCCGAATACTGCGTCGGCGACCTCGAGCACACCGGCCGAGTCCAATCCCGCTGGAGACGTCCCTGCCTGGAGATTTGAGATCTATCCTCCAGTGCAGGCACCATCCCATAAGAAGCGTCCTGGCCGACCGTTCGGCAGCAAGACCACCAAGATGGGCGGGACACCAGTTGCCGTTCGAACCAGTGGCCGCAATACCCCCAGACGAGCATCCGTTTTGACGTCCGTGACTCCTTCCGCAAATCCAGCTAGTGTTCGGCGCGGCCGTAGCGCGAAACTGATTGACTCCCCTGCGGTGGATTCTACGAGCGCAGAGCCGGATGGCATTGAGAACGAGCCGTATGATGATATGGAGAATACACCGGCAGATGGGCCAGATACGACGTCTCAGACCCATGTATCCACTGAACCCGAATTGAGTACCAACCCAGCTGTCGGTGAGGACGAGCTGCCCACGTCCAATGGCACTACGGATCCGGAGAATGAAGCGGCCGAGACGCCTAATGTCGAGCCTGTAACCCCTTCCAAAGGCAAGGGTGTGGAGGGGAAGCCCAAACTCACCAAGTCGGTTAGCCGCAAGTCCTACGTGGAGAAGCTTGAGCTTATGGTGCCTGCCGAGGACACCGCTCTATCGGCGCACGAGAACGGCGTTGCAGACAAAGCCGAGCGCAACGGTACCGACGCGGACGGAGACGCTGTGATGGAGACCTGA